The sequence GGGAACGGGGTCGGGGTTCGTGTTCACGCCGGACGGGTTCGTGTTGACGAACAGCCACGTGGTGCACGGTGCGGAGTCGATCAAGTGCACGTTGCCGGACGGTACGGCGATGGCGGCGGAGCTCGTGGGGGACGATCCGGATACCGATCTGGCAGTGGTGCGGGTGCACGGGCCGGCGCTGGTGGCGGCGCCGTTAGGCGAGTCCAAGGCGCTCAGGCCGGGGCAGCTGGTGATCGCGATCGGGAATCCGCTCGGGTTTCAGGCGACCGTGACGGCGGGCGTGGTGTCTGCGTTAGGCAGGACCATGCGGGCGGAGTCGGGTCGGCTCATAGACGGGATTATTCAGACCGATGCTGCTTTGAATCCCGGCAATTCCGGCGGACCGTTGGTGAGCTCGCGGGGCGAGGTGATCGGCGTGAACACGGCCGTTATTCAGGGGGCGCAGGGGATTTGTTTTGCGATACCAATTGATACGGCGCGGTTCGTAATTCCGCGGTTGATTCGGGACGGGCGAGTGAGGCGGAGTTGGTTGGGCGTGGTGGGGCAGACGATACCGTTGTCGCGGCGGCGGGCGGCGCTCGAGCATCTCGCGGCGGCGGGCGGGGTGTTGGTGACGGGTGTGGAGCGTGGGAGTCCGGCGGAGCGGGGCGGGTTGCGGGCGGGGGACATCATCATCGGGCTCGCAGAGGAGGTGGTGAGCGGGATCGACGACCTGCAGCGAGTGCTAACGGAAGACAGGATTGGGGAGCGGGTGGAGGCGGTGGTGTTGCGGGATGGGCGGCGTGTCACGGCACACGTGATGCCGGTCGAGAGTCGCGCCCGGGTTGACTAACAGCTCGCCAGCAAGAAATCGATTTGTGCGGCAGAGCGCGCTCTCGCTATCATCATCGTAAGATCAGCCAGCGTTGCGCTGACCGTTGAACCTACCTCCTCTTTCTTCATTACACACCTCCTGCGTCGAGTCTCGATTCACCATGTTCCGATTACAACGACGGAATCTTCACGTATCACATGGCGATCCGCTGCATGCCAAAATTCAGTCAGCGAAATCGGACCGAGGCGCTCAATGGTCCGGATTTCTTCTGCGGTGAGCTCTGGGTCCGTAACGTGCCCATTGTCTTCCAGAATGAGTACAGCCCGCCGAGTCGGAGACAGTTCAATAAGGTCGCGTAGTACGTTTGCAAACTGCGCTCTAAGTCGTCTCGGTATCGCTAGGAACGCCGCTTCATCAGGGTCCTTAGCATATTCGAAAAACGCGTTGGACGACTGATAGCCATCTTCGTCGAGTAGCATGTGATACGCGAGGCCACCCGTTGGCACATTCGGGAACCGGCGGAGCGCCGAGATATTGCCCGCTCTCGCGTCCTCGAGTCCGTCGACTACTACCGGCTCGACGAGAAGTGGCGGTGAGCGACCTTCGTAGGCCTCTCGAGCATCCACAGAAAGAATGGTAATGATGAATGTCACAACTATCACTTGTTCGGATGTACATCGTGCAGGTTGTCTAGAACCTATCTCACAAATGGAAATTGCCGCAGCAGGATCACGATGCAGCCCAGCTGGACGAAGGCGAGGAAGTTGGCGGCATGGCGTTCGTAGCGGGTGACTAACCGACGAAAGTTGTGCAGCCAGGCGAAGAGCCGTTCGATCTTCCAGCGGCGGCGATAGCGCCGGAGCGCCCGCCCATCCTGGGTGCGCGGGCGGCGGCGCCGGCGGCGATGCGGCGCGATCATCTCGATCCGGCGTTCCTGCCGCAAGCGGGCGTCGAGCGCGTCACTGTCATACGCCTTGTCGCCGATGAGGTGCGCCGGCGTTCCCTCCGTTAGGAGGGCGTCGAGCGCGGCGTCGACGAGCGTGACCTCATTCGGCGAAGCACTTGCGATGGATACGCTGAGAGGAAGACCAGCGCCGTCTGCCACTGCCATGATCTTGGTCCCTTTGCCGCGGCGGGTGGGCCCGACACAGGCGCTCCTTTTTTCGCCCCCGCGTAGGTGGCGTCGATGAAGCATTCGGAGAGATCGAGCTGCCCGCGTTCCTCCAAATCCTGCGCGAGCGCGCGCAGCACGGCCTCGAGCGTCCCGTCCGCTCGCCAGTGTTGGAACCGCCGATGACAGGTCTTGGGCGAGGGATAGCGAGCGGGGAGGTCGGCCCACGGCGCGC is a genomic window of bacterium containing:
- a CDS encoding trypsin-like peptidase domain-containing protein, with the protein product GTGSGFVFTPDGFVLTNSHVVHGAESIKCTLPDGTAMAAELVGDDPDTDLAVVRVHGPALVAAPLGESKALRPGQLVIAIGNPLGFQATVTAGVVSALGRTMRAESGRLIDGIIQTDAALNPGNSGGPLVSSRGEVIGVNTAVIQGAQGICFAIPIDTARFVIPRLIRDGRVRRSWLGVVGQTIPLSRRRAALEHLAAAGGVLVTGVERGSPAERGGLRAGDIIIGLAEEVVSGIDDLQRVLTEDRIGERVEAVVLRDGRRVTAHVMPVESRARVD
- a CDS encoding IS5 family transposase (programmed frameshift), with translation MDLTDAQWAVLHPLLPRPRIRRDRRGRPWRDPRDVLNGILWILRTGAPWADLPARYPSPKTCHRRFQHWRADGTLEAVLRALAQDLEERGQLDLSECFIDATYAGAKKGAPVSGPTRRGKGTKIMAVADGAGLPLSVSIASASPNEVTLVDAALDALLTEGTPAHLIGDKAYDSDALDARLRQERRIEMIAPHRRRRRRPRTQDGRALRRYRRRWKIERLFAWLHNFRRLVTRYERHAANFLAFVQLGCIVILLRQFPFVR